A genomic segment from Ptychodera flava strain L36383 chromosome 8, AS_Pfla_20210202, whole genome shotgun sequence encodes:
- the LOC139138137 gene encoding ubiquitin-conjugating enzyme E2 U-like gives MHCRAYMLLENQYKLLQKEPVWGIDIQVVNDNFFEWNVKISGLKDTIWEGGIFTVLLKFTEDYDAVPPKVIFHTIPFHPNIDMTTGQPCIDFLDDIKTWDKKYGVQFIVLSLQNLLSNPVLESAINDDAAYLFTKKPSKYRDLVLQCVAASKRYHSGMSLHTEDEKLYGKDTGVTREEVSVPTTRRLFRISFDDYYTTWRGIATSKPNADMKNPLLEAIKGDVTLQTAHYGLPIEDLQVQMKKQLQEHNSLMYGNFAPRLSPQELQSKKVEQLHKMKRIYFQKKPPERGGAPPPSSAQSEQGEPATEEPWEKEVDDLVEWTNKLDEQQI, from the exons ATGCACTGCAGGGCTTACATGCTGCTGGAGAACCAGTACAAACTCCTACAAAAAGAACCAGTCTGG GGTATAGATATTCAAGTTGTCAATGATAATTTCTTTGAATGGAATGTAAAGATTAGCGGTTTGAAAGATACAATATGGGAAG GTGGTATATTTACAGTGcttttaaaatttacagaagACTATGATGCCGTTCCTCCAAAGGTTATATTCCACACCATACCATTCCATCCAAACA TTGATATGACCACTGGACAGCCATGTATAGATTTCCTGGATGACATCAAAACATGGGATAAAAAATATGGTGTACAGTTTATTGTTTTATCACTGCAG AATCTTCTGAGCAACCCAGTGTTGGAATCAGCAATTAACGATGACGCTGCCTACCTCTTCACAAAGAAACCTTCCAAATACAGAGACTTAGTTTTACAGTGTGTAGCTGCTAGCAAGAGATACCATT CTGGAATGAGTTTACACACAGAAGATGAGAAACTGTACGGCAAAGACACCGGTGTAACAAGAGAAGAAGTGTCAGTGCCAACTACAAGGAGACTATTCCGTATTTCCTTTGATGATTATTACACAACTTGGCGTGGTATTGCCACGTCCAAACCAAATGCAGACATGAAAAATCCAT TGTTGGAAGCAATCAAAGGTGATGTTACACTGCAGACAGCACACTATGGTTTACCAATTGAAGATTTACAAGTACAAATGAAGAAACAGTTACAAGA GCACAATTCCCTGATGTATGGAAACTTTGCTCCAAGACTATCACCACAAGAACTCCAAAGCAAAAAAGTTGAACAGCTACATAAAATGAAAAGAATTTATTTCCAGAAAAAACCTCCGGAAAGAGGAGGTG CACCTCCACCGTCGTCTGCTCAAAGTGAACAGGGTGAGCCAGCCACTGAGGAACCCTGGGAAAAAGAAGTGGATGACCTTGTTGAATGGACGAATAAACTTGATGAGCAACAGATTTAG